The window AGCGCGACAGAAATTTCGAGGCCCACGCTCTGGAGGCGTATAAATTCTTCGCTCGCCGCGCTAGAGcgaagctcttctttttcttttctttttcttcgtgCGGCAGGCATGATCTGAAATTTATACCCGTGTTGCTCGAGTCCCTCATCAATGGATAAATCGCAGCGTCAATCATGCCCcagataaaatataattgCAAACTGGTCTCTCTATTCGTTCTGATTCCCATGGCTTTGCACGCGGGATTCGTGGATGGAGGGCTGGACATACTCCCTGCTGtgtctcttttttataatgtGACGCTATTTCGATGCTTTGAAATGTAATGCTGTTGTTGGATGAGGGTATCTTGTTACAAAGAACAGCCTTGTTAGACTGTATGGCCACATATCGTGACCCTCAGCTGAGGAGTCTTTGATGTTCTGAGATTTCGATCATATCCGATGGCGATAGAGGCTACAGGATAGAGAGTCTTTGAACTTCAAGACATCCGATATCAGGGGTATCACACGTGTGAACCTGAGAAAACTGGCAATTGATTCGCCGAAACTCCAGGGTGCTTCGATGGCCTAGCCAAGATCTACCGATGTTCGACAAGTGAGAAAAAATTCTACGATACGGCTCTAGCGCCGCAGATAAGCATAGAGCATGCAAAAACGACGTATCAGACCGCGGCCAATCAGTGTAAAGGATATCCGATGCCGTTGTACGGCCcatgggttttttttttagaccCATTCTAGGGTAATTATAGTTTGGCTGCTGATTACTAGGCACATGTTGCATGCTGCCCCAAGTAAGAGTCTTTGATGGACTAGAAGAATATCTTCACATAAATGACAAAGCTTCTATCAATCACACAAGGTGAGATGGCCGGGTGGGAGAGTCTCTTTGCTTATGGCTCTCAAATTGTTATTTAAAATGTTATTTTGTACAATCTTCATATAATCCCAAGTAATAAAGCAGCGTATGCGAAAGGTTTCCCGATTTCTCTTCGTCATTACTTCCCCATGAAAACTGAGACTTCAGCCTTTGTTTCACCCTGCAACAAGTCCATTTTGAACCGGGTTTGTAATGAAACGAAAAAATGGTCAGCATAATTGCTTGCCGTAGTCGGCTGCTGTACCCGACTGGGCTAGCTGACGTCGAGAAAGGAGGACCAACAACATTGAGAGGCCACaagtgctttatatatatgtatatcccCGCTCAACACTCCTTGCTTTATCTCTCTCAATTTGCCcccaattaaaaaaataaacggAAGCAATAATTACAAGACCATAATTGAAGCCATTTGTTTTAGCCACAACCCTTTTCATACAACGATCGTTTGCGCTCTAGCATtcgacaaagaaaaaaaaaaaatacagccAACGGACATGACCGAGAAAAAATTGCATGTAGCATGGGGACCCTACTGTGGACCAGACACGGATTGCTTGtctgaagaagaacagcTGGATCAATTCAGAGTTGAGTTTTTTAGAGGCCCTGGTGTGCAAGTAACAGGGTGGCCCGCCAAAGGTGGTGTCTACATCCTGGAACGCTGCTTAGGCGTCGAGCTTGACTTCCTGGGACTGGATCGATTCCACAATACGCCGCGTCCGTCCGGTCCCGATGCAgcagccgaagaagaagcgcacTGTAATAAGAGTAAGAATCACTTCACTGAGGCTTATAGCGATCATATTGCTATATAACAGTAGCATGAAGAAGGGAGGCACTGATTCAGTTATATCTATAGTGCGACAGCTAGGTGCCACTTGGTGGAAGAGCGAAGATGCTTATGACATGGCATATTTCACGTCACccaagggagaagatggTCGCTTTTTGAGAGTTGGCTGGGAAGCTGGAGGCGGGGTGTGGGTTTTGAGCACAACAAGACAAGGGGCAGATGAAAAAGGCGCTGCTATCATTCAAAATGCATATACTATGGAGGAGAGGTGTAAGGCAATTGAGAAACTAGGGGGGTGTTTTTATGCGAATCCAGTGGATTGTCTGGAGTTGGACTTGTCTGATATATGAGTACACTAATAAACAAAAGATTGAATAGTATGAAGGAATTTGATTCAAATTCTACGAGGGCAGTCTCTTGtcatatactatatatacattgGAAAAAAGACACGCGAAGTCTCATATATCAAAAAATAATCGCAAGCCGCGTTACAACCGGCCACgttatttccttttctgaTGCTCGGGTAAGCAGAATCTCATAAATTCAACCATATAAATGATATGCCAGATTTTTGTCCAAGCACAACTGTATTGCCATACACGAATGCACATATGGTCCTATATTCTCGAGGAACCCAAAGCAGGCGCCTTCCATCTTTCGTAATCCACCCATCGGTGACTGAAATACCTTGATCTTGCATGGACCTTGAGAGGTCTGCGTCTGGACTCAGAATCATTTCATCTTCCTGGAACAATCTCACCTTGTATTGATGCCCTATGTAAAGATATCGGCCATCTGGCGAGAACATGATAGAACTACACATCTTGTCTGGAATATCCAGCCCGCATGTCTTTCGATGCGATCCCGTTGTTGTATCCCATAAATCTATTTCGCAGGTCTTAGCATTGAATGGCACGCAATGTGCCGACGCCAGCATGCTGCTGTCAgggaagaaggccaaggattGGAGTACATTTAAGCCGCGACGATTATTCTCCCACACGCACTCGTCTGTTTCTATGTCCAATAGCATTATTTTTCCAAACTTGAATCCCACCGCCAACCTGTTGCCATTTGGTGAGAATGCAATTACTGACACAGCACCATACCTGCCGTGCAGGGTTCTCCGGTAGGTGCGCTCCTCAGCCGCTATATTCCATGCCTGTATTTTACACGGCCATTCTGATCGTGAAAGCTCTAGATCACCGCTTGATCCTAATGCTAAGATCTTACCATTCACTGAGAATGCAATGGCGGTATGCACTAAGCAATAgtcttcctcgccttcttgcCCGGTCGTAGCCCCTGGCCAATAGTCCTCGATTGTTCGCCAGCACTCCCCTGTCGCAGTATCCCATATCTGCACTGTATTAGATCTTGCACATGCCACTGTCCTGCCATCTAGTGACGACGAAATTACCCTATATGCATCGGCAAGACGATCGGATTCATACTTCTCTTGCATGCCCATTGTCGCGTCCCATAACCGCATTTCGACACTTGCTGATGCCAGTATCTTATTGTCTGGTGAGATCGCTATTACTGAATTGAGCTCGCCCATAGAAGTTGGCACAAGAGTGCCCATAGCCGGATCGTATAATTTGCTGCTACCCAACCCAATTCCTAATAGGAGCTTTTTACTATCTTGACAAAACACAATAGCTCTTAGTCGCTCATCCTGCCAATGAAATTCTTTGAGGGGTGCACCCGTTGCTGCATCGCATAGTCGTAATTTTTGCCTGCATCCTGATGCTAGTTTGCTACCGTCTGGCGAGATCGCAATGGCTCTTACTCTGTAATCATGACCTTTGACTGTTTGTCGACATATGCCTGTTGTCGCATCCCATAGTTGAATCAATCCAGAGTTCGATCCTGATGCCAGTGTCTTACAATCTGATGAGAACGTGAAAGCAGTGACATTACAATAACCCTCATTCACCGGCGAGCGCCCATTCAGCCGCACCATACGGTTGCCACGGACTGCCTCTGGCATCCCACTGTCTGGCGATAATGGAATATATGTTATCCAATAGTCGTCGCCTTTTGCAATTTctttctcgcttcttttAGTATCCATTCCTAGCATTGGATTTCCATAGGTGGCAAGCAGAAGCACTCTATTATCTGGCGAAAACGCAATGGCTGAaacctcatcatcatgaCATTGAATTGTCCGTTTAAGCGCTCCTGTTGCAATATCCCAGCAACGTAGTGTTTTGTCCACAGACTTTGAGGCCAGCGTCTCACCATTGGGCGAAAATGCGAGAGCCGTAACTTCATCGTTGTGGCCCTTAAGAGTCTGCAAGAAGGCGTCTGTTCTAATGCCTTGAATATCTTTTACAAAAGAGAGTCTCTCATTCCATTGGGTTGCTTTGACTTGATCATGCATTGGACTAAATATAAGAGCAGAACCGTATACCTGGAGCGGTGATTCGGCAATGAGCGCCCCATTGCGAAGCATAAATTTTTCTATGGTGCTTAGAAGCCCTGAGAGCtgagtatttttattatgtGGTAGCTACTAGCCGTTAGCATCTCCGTATAGTTTCAGACCCCAAGCACGTACCTCATGGAGAAGCTTTCGTATGGAACGCAAGCCTTCTAAAAGCCCGTCAAGCAGAGATAGACTTTCTATCCATCGGAGGAGATGGTTCTTCAAAAAAGGCTCCAACGTCTCATGGAGTAGTAGCTGGGCTTCATACTGAGAGCTTGCGCTGCATGTATCGCAAAGATGATAAGCCCAATAAAAGCATGAGTATTTCATCGAAGCTAGAGGATTTGGGTTAGGCGCTTGGATATCTTTTGGCCTAGGTCCAAAGTCTGTAAggcaatatatattttttgaTAGCTTTGATATGGCTGTGACTGATCGCTTGAACACATCCAAATGCCTTTGGGCGACGTCAGTCGAATATATCTCTGCGGACAAAAAATCCTTTGCTGATTGATGGATAAAGTAGACGTGGTCTTCGCTCAGAGTGAGAAATGAACCACACATTAGTACAAGCTTGGTAATGGATTCGAGGT is drawn from Trichoderma asperellum chromosome 4, complete sequence and contains these coding sequences:
- a CDS encoding uncharacterized protein (EggNog:ENOG41), whose product is MSQAVSNSRSVLNNDFGNNATLHLGDVHHHVSDQANQCLKDLRSTDPRDDKTRIQNTKGGLLKDSYRWILENENFQDWRNNAQNRILWIKGNPGKGKTMLLCGIIDELMPMTKLAQPIDQNNNTILLSYFFCQGTDARINNATAVLRGLIYLILVQEPSLISHVQTRYKHAGKDLFSDVNAWVALSETFVAILQDSKVKEIILIIDALDECETDLPKLLDAVAQQLSFPHVKCIISSRNIPSIQQRLESHIPQGILSLELKENASCVSEAVDAYIKHRVSRLRSIQNNNGLQDQLRKLIQQKAKGTFLWVSLVMKDLEEVQEWDVMEVVDDMPMDLAALYKRMINQIYSLPGRNKKICKSLLSAILTTYYPLGLAEIGVLAGMPDKISANLESITKLVLMCGSFLTLSEDHVYFIHQSAKDFLSAEIYSTDVAQRHLDVFKRSVTAISKLSKNIYCLTDFGPRPKDIQAPNPNPLASMKYSCFYWAYHLCDTCSASSQYEAQLLLHETLEPFLKNHLLRWIESLSLLDGLLEGLRSIRKLLHELPHNKNTQLSGLLSTIEKFMLRNGALIAESPLQVYGSALIFSPMHDQVKATQWNERLSFVKDIQGIRTDAFLQTLKGHNDEVTALAFSPNGETLASKSVDKTLRCWDIATGALKRTIQCHDDEVSAIAFSPDNRVLLLATYGNPMLGMDTKRSEKEIAKGDDYWITYIPLSPDSGMPEAVRGNRMVRLNGRSPVNEGYCNVTAFTFSSDCKTLASGSNSGLIQLWDATTGICRQTVKGHDYRVRAIAISPDGSKLASGCRQKLRLCDAATGAPLKEFHWQDERLRAIVFCQDSKKLLLGIGLGSSKLYDPAMGTLVPTSMGELNSVIAISPDNKILASASVEMRLWDATMGMQEKYGILRQGSAGEQSRTIGQGLRPGKKARKTIA